A part of Pseudochaenichthys georgianus chromosome 23, fPseGeo1.2, whole genome shotgun sequence genomic DNA contains:
- the phax gene encoding phosphorylated adapter RNA export protein — protein MAGGGDLMDGDLEDGEISGSGSDTEMGTAQVPAAFSGQSFRNGDAVQPSAASYRSGNKPVSSDSDQDSSDEDSAVWRHKRLKASSDAQPPPSSPTATPPEPTRMDVPNAPGGRKVNNIWGSVVQEQCQDAVAAELGIFGMEGEFSMSSRNVETYNFVLARKIMDKERELEKLANKDGEVNMLDTELEDYMKERGSEEKSGGDTKRKRSAKERIGPRAEMDTKGRYVVTEDDLEDRVTDEIAYRLREPKKDLIERIVKVIGNKKAIELLGETATLEENGGVFTMDGSRRRTPGGVYLYLLKNTPSISKGQIKKIFFEEQHNDCKSKKAAQKRRRNMVAKKMKQAIGTLNLQEHDDVSRETFASDTNEALESLEDAGEEEEGQEESASGIEDTAVVYNAADLEVF, from the coding sequence ATGGCCGGTGGAGGGGATCTAATGGACGGTGACCTGGAAGATGGAGAGATCTCCGGATCTGGCTCGGATACTGAGATGGGAACAGCCCAGGTTCCTGCAGCTTTTAGCGGGCAGTCCTTCCGCAACGGAGACGCCGTCCAGCCTTCTGCCGCCTCGTACAGAAGTGGAAATAAGCCGGTGTCCAGCGACAGTGACCAGGATTCTTCGGACGAGGATTCGGCCGTTTGGCGCCACAAACGCCTGAAAGCATCCAGCGACGCCCAGCCGCCGCCTTCCAGCCCCACCGCCACCCCACCAGAACCGACCCGAATGGACGTGCCGAACGCTCCAGGAGGCCGAAAAGTGAACAACATCTGGGGCTCTGTGGTGCAGGAGCAGTGCCAGGATGCCGTGGCTGCAGAGCTGGGCATATTTGGCATGGAAGGTGAATTCAGCATGTCCAGCAGGAATGTGGAGACGTATAACTTTGTCCTGGCCCGTAAGATAATGGACAAGGAGAGGGAGCTGGAGAAACTGGCGAATAAAGACGgagaggtgaacatgctggacaCGGAGCTGGAGGACTACATGAAGGAGCGAGGGTCAGAGGAGAAATCGGGAGGAGATACCAAGAGGAAGAGATCGGCGAAAGAGAGAATCGGCCCCCGAGCTGAAATGGACACTAAGGGTCGATATGTAGTCACGGAAGACGACCTTGAGGATAGGGTGACGGATGAGATAGCGTACAGGCTGCGGGAGCCCAAAAAAGACCTAATCGAGCGCATCGTTAAAGTCATCGGGAATAAAAAGGCCATCGAACTTCTGGGAGAGACCGCCACGCTGGAGGAAAACGGCGGCGTGTTCACGATGGACGGCAGCAGGCGAAGGACGCCCGGCGGGGTTTATCTCTACCTCCTGAAGAACACACCGAGCATCAGCAAGGGCCAGATCAAGAAGATCTTCTTTGAGGAACAACACAACGACTGCAAGAGCAAGAAGGCGGcgcagaagaggaggaggaacatGGTGGCGAAGAAGATGAAGCAGGCCATCGGCACGCTGAACCTGCAGGAGCACGACGACGTCTCCAGGGAAACGTTCGCCAGCGATACTAACGAGGCGTTGGAGTCGCTGGAGGACGCTGGGGAAGAAGAGGAAGGTCAGGAGGAAAGTGCTTCGGGCATCGAGGACACGGCGGTGGTCTACAACGCTGCAGATCTGGAGGTCTTCTGA